The region AATTAGATTTCACAAATTTAGTAGCATGTACGTTACTACAAAACCATGTATAGCGTTGGATGCAACAAAACATGATGATCACAAGGAGTAGCCAACAACGTTCCATTTGAATACCAGATGTTGAAACTATTCCCCCTACGTCCAAGCCCAGCAGGCTGGCGTGGTTAAGAGTTTCCAGCTCCTTTTAGAAGACAACCAAGCCGGCCACTTGCATTCACAAACAACGCATAGAAAAGagaaacataaaaaacaaaggcaaaattccaaatttacttCTAGTTTACTTCTCCGGGCATTTATAAAAACTAATGAGGTGTATGTCAACACATTTGATTCCTGATCATCAATTCTATCGtttcatctatatattcactATATATGACTACTTCTACGTTTTACATTGGAGGGATACAAGAGGAAACATCAACAACATGACAAGGTGAGGCAACCATTTTTACCCCACCAAAATATAGGATCTTCAATAGCAATTGAAGAAAGATCTCAAACTCTTAAAGCCACCTGATCCTGCCATGAAATCTTCCTTTTCCCTGCTCGACTTGGCCCATTCCCGATATTCCTACAAATGGATAATTTCATATCATTGTGCTGCTCATCACTTCCACCTCTGAGTAAACTTTTCTTAGGCTCCTCTGTTTTCGATAGCTCACAATCAGCCTGCaactcctcctcctctctctgCAAAACAGAGAAGACAATAAAAACATTAGCTCATAACACAATGACCAAATGCAAGACCTTGAAGCTCAAAATTCACCCGGGTCGCTAAATACCGAAATCTGGTTCAAGTCGAAGACCGGAGTAGTGTTTCGCTTAGTGGCATCTTTTCCACTGTAGATCCTTTCCTTCTGGGTCAGGTCAGATATTGGAGCAGAAGTTTGCAAAGCAGCTTCCTTTCCATTAAAAGTCCTAGCCTTCTGGTTTAAGTCGAAGACCGGAGCAGGTTTCCTCAAGGCGGTTTCTGTTCCATTGTAAATCCTTTCCTTTCTGTTTAAATCAGAAACTGGAACAGGGGGTCGTAATGCAGCTTCTTTTTTACTGTAACTCTTTCCCTTTGCAGCACTAGTATTTCGAATATCAAACTTCTTTGGATGCACAAAGTCTTGCTTTGGTTGCGGGTTGGAAGACCGGTTCGCCATCAAGTATTTGTATCGTTTCTTCAAAAAGCTGCAGTTAAAAAGAATATATCatggcctaaattataaatttctaTTGATAAATGAATGTGGACGA is a window of Alnus glutinosa chromosome 4, dhAlnGlut1.1, whole genome shotgun sequence DNA encoding:
- the LOC133866945 gene encoding uncharacterized protein LOC133866945, which gives rise to MKKMKGVVAMESSPYALYKDPRNGFKHQSLLQDFEELQKETEAMKKKLQMMKHKKITLSGEVSFLKKRYKYLMANRSSNPQPKQDFVHPKKFDIRNTSAAKGKSYSKKEAALRPPVPVSDLNRKERIYNGTETALRKPAPVFDLNQKARTFNGKEAALQTSAPISDLTQKERIYSGKDATKRNTTPVFDLNQISREEEELQADCELSKTEEPKKSLLRGGSDEQHNDMKLSICRNIGNGPSRAGKRKISWQDQVALRV